The following proteins come from a genomic window of Zonotrichia leucophrys gambelii isolate GWCS_2022_RI chromosome 4, RI_Zleu_2.0, whole genome shotgun sequence:
- the LRRTM1 gene encoding leucine-rich repeat transmembrane neuronal protein 1: MDFLLIGLCLNWLLRKPPGLILCTLGIFSKMLPAVNSGCPQLCRCEGRLLYCESLNLTEMPRNLSGMMGLSLRYNSLSELHDGQFTGLMQLTWLYLDHNHICSVEGNAFQKLRRVKELTLSSNKITQLPNTTFRPMPNLRSVDLSYNNLQSLEPDLFHGLRKLTTLHMRSNAIKFVPVRIFQDCRSLKFLDIGYNQLKSLARNSFAGLFKLTELHLEHNDLVKVNLAHFPRLISLHSLCLRRNKVTIVVNTLDWIWQLEKMDLSGNEIEYIEPHVFESVPHLKSLQLDSNRLTYIDSRVLDSWKSLTSISLSANAWDCSRNVCALASWLSNFQGRYDSNLLCATPEYAQGEDVLDAVYAFHLCEDADPTSVNTFSPVTNNSEQTLGYGSATATYDAPDGDEDRTTYAVTITMPGENSENAVQIHKVVTGTMALIFSFLIVVLVLYVSWKCFPAGLRQLRQCFVTQRRKQKQKQTMHQMAAMSAQEYYVDYKPNHIEGALVIINEYGSCSCHQQPARECEV, encoded by the coding sequence ATGGATTTCCTTCTTATTGGTCTCTGTTTAAACTGGCTGCTGAGGAAGCCCCCGGGGTTGATATTGTGTACGCTGGGTATCTTTTCTAAAATGCTTCCAGCTGTGAATAGTGGGTGTCCACAGCTCTGTCGGTGTGAGGGCAGGCTTTTGTACTGTGAATCACTGAATCTCACAGAGATGCCTCGCAACCTGTCGGGCATGATGGGCTTGTCTCTGCGGTACAACAGCCTTTCAGAGCTGCATGATGGACAGTTCACAGGGTTAATGCAGCTCACGTGGCTCTATCTGGATCACAATCACATTTGCTCAGTGGAGGGGAATGCCTTTCAAAAATTGCGGCGAGTTAAAGAGCTCACCCTGAGTTCCAACAAAATAACCCAACTGCCCAACACCACTTTCCGCCCCATGCCAAACTTGCGCAGTGTGGATTTATCGTACAACAACCTGCAGTCTTTGGAGCCTGACCTGTTCCACGGGCTGAGAAAACTGACAACTTTGCACATGCGGTCGAACGCCATCAAGTTCGTGCCGGTGAGAATTTTTCAGGACTGTCGCAGCCTGAAGTTTCTAGACATAGGATACAATCAGTTAAAGAGCCTGGCTCGAAACTCTTTTGCTGGCTTGTTCAAACTCACTGAGCTGCACCTCGAGCACAATGACTTGGTGAAAGTGAATTTAGCCCATTTTCCCAGGCTCATCTCCCTGCACTCCCTCTGCTTGCGAAGGAATAAAGTTACCATCGTAGTAAACACTTTGGACTGGATATGGCAACTCGAAAAGATGGATCTCTCCGGCAACGAAATCGAATACATCGAACCTCACGTTTTCGAAAGTGTACCTCATCTcaaatccctgcagctggacTCCAACCGGCTGACCTACATCGACTCCCGAGTCCTCGACTCCTGGAAGTCCCTCACGAGCATCAGCCTCTCCGCCAACGCCTGGGACTGCAGCCGGAACGTCTGCGCCCTGGCCTCCTGGCTCAGCAACTTCCAGGGTCGCTACGACAGcaacctgctctgtgccacccccGAGTACGCCCAGGGAGAGGATGTTTTGGACGCCGTGTACGCCTTCCACTTGTGCGAGGACGCCGACCCCACGAGCGTCAACACCTTCTCCCCGGTGACCAACAACAGCGAGCAGACGCTGGGCTATGGCTCGGCCACCGCCACCTACGACGCGCCCGACGGCGACGAGGACCGGACCACGTACGCCGTCACCATCACCATGCCCGGCGAGAACTCCGAGAACGCCGTGCAGATTCACAAGGTGGTGACGGGCACCATGGcactgattttttccttcctcatcgTGGTTTTGGTGTTGTACGTCTCCTGGAAGTGCTTCCCGGCCGGCTTAAGGCAACTAAGACAGTGCTTTGTCACACAGCGCaggaagcagaagcagaaacagACCATGCACCAAATGGCTGCCATGTCAGCCCAGGAGTATTATGTTGATTACAAACCCAACCACATTGAGGGAGCCCTGGTGATCATTAATGAGTACGGATCTTGCTCCTGTCACCAGCAGCCAGCGAGGGAATGCGAGGTGTGA